From the Acidimicrobiales bacterium genome, one window contains:
- a CDS encoding amidohydrolase family protein — MEPDIDRSIPFVDAYHHITEPSRNPYEWLTEDGAIYTDYLGDYKLVRADWPMERLLREFYGSNVVKSVHVEAAWSGPDPVDETRYLARVTAEHGFPHAYVVLCDMDRDASAQLDAHLAASPLVRGVRIREHPEGGGDARFLDNLRACAERDLHFETRAWPGRLMDAHASAVAVPELDFIVGASGMPMADTPEEFELWRTELGALAELPNVHCKIGGLGMQQHHWTVDSIRPWVLAMIELFGPQRCIFGTNWPVDAVYGSYLMTVDAYRRILAEADTSPEDTRRMLCTNAEAFYRI, encoded by the coding sequence ATGGAACCCGACATCGACCGCAGCATCCCGTTCGTGGACGCGTACCACCACATCACCGAACCGTCCCGCAACCCCTACGAGTGGTTGACCGAGGACGGGGCGATCTACACGGACTATCTGGGCGACTACAAACTCGTCCGGGCCGACTGGCCGATGGAGCGGTTGCTGCGCGAGTTCTACGGCTCCAACGTCGTCAAGAGCGTGCACGTCGAGGCGGCCTGGAGCGGACCGGACCCCGTGGACGAGACGCGCTATCTCGCCCGGGTCACCGCCGAGCACGGTTTCCCCCACGCCTACGTCGTGCTGTGCGACATGGACCGAGACGCTTCAGCGCAACTCGACGCCCACCTGGCGGCGTCCCCGCTGGTGCGCGGGGTCCGCATCAGAGAACACCCCGAAGGGGGCGGCGACGCCCGGTTCCTCGACAACCTCCGGGCGTGCGCCGAGCGGGACCTGCACTTCGAGACGCGGGCCTGGCCGGGACGACTCATGGATGCCCACGCGTCGGCCGTCGCCGTACCCGAACTCGACTTCATCGTCGGAGCCAGCGGCATGCCGATGGCCGACACGCCGGAGGAGTTCGAGCTGTGGCGCACCGAGTTGGGCGCACTGGCCGAACTACCGAACGTGCACTGCAAGATCGGCGGTCTCGGCATGCAACAGCACCACTGGACCGTGGATTCGATCCGACCCTGGGTCCTCGCGATGATCGAACTGTTCGGTCCCCAGCGGTGCATCTTCGGGACGAACTGGCCGGTGGACGCCGTCTACGGGTCGTACCTCATGACCGTGGACGCCTACCGGCGGATACTCGCCGAGGCCGACACGTCACCCGAGGACACGCGCCGCATGTTGTGCACCAACGCCGAGGCGTTCTACCGGATCTGA
- the yqeC gene encoding selenium cofactor biosynthesis protein YqeC: MSGIGATSTDSLTTALGLGPTGVTSVVGGGGKTTTIFRLGTELCAAARTVVVTTTTKFGTDQLRGPIVELSTPGDLRATIVSVSGEGYPVIVVERREGTKAFGIPADLVDDLPVHHVLVEADGARRRSLKAPAHYEPVISPGTDLVVAVMGLTALGGVISEVCHRPERVAGVTGASVSDTVDAQTYVTLATSSDGAGRGVPSGARLAVILSQVAEDRRDTAGEIAAGVLGGGGSGPPVERVVLVPHYRPGDDLEPPVEYLTA, encoded by the coding sequence GTGAGTGGGATCGGGGCGACGTCCACGGACTCACTCACCACCGCTCTCGGGCTCGGCCCGACCGGCGTCACCTCCGTCGTCGGCGGTGGCGGCAAGACCACGACGATCTTCCGCCTGGGCACCGAGCTGTGCGCTGCTGCGCGCACGGTCGTCGTGACGACGACGACCAAGTTCGGCACCGACCAGCTGCGCGGACCGATCGTCGAGCTGTCGACCCCCGGCGACCTCCGCGCCACGATCGTCTCGGTCAGCGGCGAGGGGTATCCGGTGATCGTCGTGGAACGACGCGAGGGGACCAAGGCGTTCGGTATCCCGGCCGACCTCGTCGACGACCTGCCGGTCCACCACGTCCTCGTCGAAGCCGACGGTGCCCGGCGCCGCTCGCTCAAGGCGCCCGCTCACTACGAGCCCGTCATATCGCCGGGCACCGACCTCGTGGTCGCAGTCATGGGTCTCACGGCCCTCGGGGGTGTCATCTCCGAGGTCTGCCACCGGCCCGAGCGTGTCGCCGGGGTCACCGGGGCCTCCGTGTCCGACACGGTCGACGCACAGACCTACGTCACGCTCGCCACGAGCTCCGACGGCGCGGGCAGGGGAGTCCCGTCCGGTGCGCGGCTCGCCGTGATCCTGTCCCAGGTGGCCGAGGATCGGCGAGACACGGCCGGCGAGATCGCCGCCGGTGTACTCGGCGGCGGAGGATCAGGCCCGCCCGTCGAGCGGGTGGTGCTGGTTCCCCACTACCGACCTGGCGACGACCTCGAGCCACCGGTCGAGTATCTGACGGCGTGA
- a CDS encoding NAD(P)H-dependent oxidoreductase, protein MKETPTALHALVVHSHPVPGSLTQAARARAVAGLASAGVRTTEVDAYEPVDVDGCRALLAGTRVLVLVYPTWWGGQPAALKSWIDTVLPDDRREARALLGSLRRFVAVTGHGSGKFMNVLEGEPGRKLVMRGLRLAAPWRCRSTWISLYDADGCDEADFTAWLEQVETRCARLIR, encoded by the coding sequence GTGAAGGAGACACCAACCGCGCTGCACGCCCTCGTCGTGCACTCACACCCGGTTCCCGGGAGCCTCACCCAGGCGGCACGGGCCCGCGCAGTTGCGGGCCTGGCGTCGGCCGGGGTGCGGACGACCGAGGTCGACGCGTACGAACCGGTCGACGTCGACGGGTGTCGTGCGCTCTTGGCCGGGACCCGCGTACTCGTCCTGGTCTATCCAACGTGGTGGGGCGGCCAGCCGGCTGCGCTGAAGAGTTGGATCGACACCGTCCTGCCCGACGACCGCCGTGAGGCCAGGGCTCTGTTGGGTTCGCTGCGGCGCTTCGTCGCCGTCACAGGGCATGGCTCCGGCAAGTTCATGAACGTCCTCGAGGGTGAGCCCGGTCGCAAGCTGGTGATGCGAGGACTGCGCCTCGCCGCACCGTGGCGGTGCCGGAGCACGTGGATCTCCCTCTATGACGCCGACGGGTGTGACGAGGCCGACTTCACGGCGTGGCTCGAACAGGTCGAGACCCGCTGCGCACGGCTGATCCGGTGA
- a CDS encoding NAD(P)H-dependent oxidoreductase, with amino-acid sequence MAPRRVLLVDASGVAPSGDRAALDREIADMAHAALVGAGHRVDRLVLADEAFQPAMSRAEREAYHSDTPIISDDVARYADLIRSVDEIVFVYRSVWFAPPAALKGLLDRTLVPGVGFRFSERSGKVRPGLTNIRRITAITTHGRSRREVRAAGDGGRLYLLRALRTIVHPLARRRFVAAYSIGTQDRSRQLLRRVERALGGAR; translated from the coding sequence ATGGCCCCCCGCCGAGTGCTCCTCGTCGATGCGTCCGGCGTCGCGCCCAGCGGCGACCGGGCCGCCCTCGACCGTGAGATCGCCGACATGGCCCATGCCGCCCTCGTCGGCGCCGGCCACCGGGTGGACAGACTCGTGCTGGCCGACGAGGCGTTCCAACCGGCGATGAGTCGGGCCGAGCGTGAGGCCTACCACTCCGACACGCCGATCATCAGCGACGACGTCGCCCGGTACGCGGACCTGATCCGTTCGGTCGACGAGATCGTGTTCGTCTACCGCTCCGTCTGGTTCGCGCCGCCCGCCGCCCTGAAGGGACTGCTCGACAGGACGCTGGTTCCCGGCGTCGGCTTCCGTTTCTCCGAACGCAGCGGCAAGGTGCGCCCCGGGCTGACCAACATCCGGCGGATCACCGCGATCACCACCCACGGCCGCTCGCGGCGCGAGGTGCGGGCGGCCGGCGACGGTGGACGGCTGTATCTCTTGCGGGCGTTGCGGACCATCGTGCACCCGTTGGCCCGTCGCCGGTTCGTGGCCGCCTACTCGATCGGTACGCAGGACCGTTCCCGCCAACTCCTGCGCCGCGTGGAACGCGCGTTGGGAGGTGCCCGGTGA